Within Primulina tabacum isolate GXHZ01 chromosome 5, ASM2559414v2, whole genome shotgun sequence, the genomic segment gGACTCCTTTGTCGTCGATCTGAGTATCTTGAGACTTTGCTTCCTTAGCTTGTTCCTTAAGTTTTACTAGAACCGGGTCTCGATCCTGGTTCAACTTGACGATTTCTCGCAGACATGGTTGAGCGGAGAGTGCAGCTATGGTAACCTTACTCATATTCCTCCGACTCAAAGCATCAGCTACTTTGTTTGCCTTacctggatggtagcttatggtcaagtcataatccttcaacaGCTCAATCCATcgcctttgtctcatatttaattccttttgggtgaacaagtatttgaggctctggtgGTCCGTGAAGATTTCGCACTTGGAGCCATagagataatgtctccatatcttcaaagcaaagacgacTGCTGCCAGTTCGAGGTCGTGAGTGGGATAATTTCGTTCATGCggcttcaactgccttgatgcataggcaatcactcttccttcttgcatgagtacacatcccaACCCTTCCTTTGAtgcgtcactgtagatggtgaaatCCTTATCTTCAGTGGGCAAGACTAACACTGGTGTAGACGCGAGCTTTTCTTTCAATGTCTGAAAACTTTTCTCGCAGTTGTCATCCCAaatgaatttagaattcttTTGAGTAAGCCTTGTTAATGGTACGGCTAtggaagagaatccttcaacaaatttcctGTAATAGCCTGCCAATCCAAGAAAGCTTCTAATGTCTGTGGCGTTTCTCGGTTTCGACCAATCTAGAATTGACTCCACTTTCTttggatccactgatactcctgcttCCGATATCACATGCCCTAAAAAGGATACACTGTttagccagaattcgcatttcttgaacttggcatAGAGTTCTTTCTCCCTTAAGGTTTGTAGAGTGAGGCGGAGATGCTCTTCGTGATCTTCTTTGCTAGGAGAGTAGACAagtatgtcatcaatgaataccACTATGAACCGATCCAGGAACGGCTTGAATACtctgttcattaggtccataaagGCTGCTGGTGCGTTTGTcagaccaaaaggcatcaccGTGAATTCgtagtgtccataccttgtcCGAAAGGCCGTCTTTGGGATgtcttcagccctgaccttcaatTGGTGGTAGCCCGTTCTCAAATCCAATTTGGAAAATATTGTGGCTCCCTTAAGCTGATCGAACAGGTCATCTATTCTCGGAAGagggtacttgttcttgatagtgatCTTATTCAATTCCCTATAGTcaatgcacagtctcatgctcccatctttcttcttgacaaaaagtactggagctccccatggaGACGCACTTGGTCGAATCTGCtttttgtctagcaattcttgaagttgttcCTTTAGCTCCTTAAGTTcagctggtgccattctgtacggtgCCTTGGAGATGGGTGCCGCTTCGGGCACTAAATTGATTTCGAACTCAATTTCTCGATCCGGGACTGTCCCTGGTAGTTCctctggaaagacgtctgggaaatcTCGCACGATAGGGATGTCCCCCGGTTTAAGTTCAATTTCTTCCTTTACTGCGTTAACCGTTGCTAGATAGATATCCGCTCCagatttcatggctttccatgCTTGGGATGCGGAAAGAAGTGACTTCCGTTCCTTGGATTTGCCATGATACACGACCTCTTTTTGGTTCGGGGTTCGGAGCCTAACACTCTTTCCCTTGCAGTCTACCATCGCATTGTTtcttgctaaccaatccattcctaagATGATATCGAACTCCACCATGTTCAGTTGTATCAATTCTGCTTGGAATAGGTGCTCATTGATACAGATTTAACACTTTCGGTGCACTCTATGTGTTTCGACTGTCTTACTAGTAGGAGTCGCTACTCTAAATGGTTCAACTAGTAATTCAGGCGTAAGCCCTAGTTTCTTAGTGAACCTCTTAGATATAAATGAATGAGTAGCACCActatcaaataacacataagttGGCATTTCATTGACAAAAATGGTACCTGCCACGACATCGTTTGCATCATCTGCTTCTTTTTGGGTTATTGCAAACACACGAGCGTTGGGCTTATTCTCCCTTGGCTTGTTGAGGTTAGCATCAGCATTAGGCTTGGTACTTCTCTTCAATGGCTCGGGGCAGTTAGCAATTCGATGCCCTAATTTCCCACAATTGAAACATGCTCCCGTCTGTCGGTGGCATTCTCCAGAATGACGATTATTACATTTGGGGCACATCTTTGGTTCTTGGTAAGTTGGGTGGGACGAAGCACCTTTGAAGGGTCCACTGGACTGATTCGGTCTCTTGAATGGTGGCTTCCCTTGAGATGACTGTCCAGTAAGAGGTCGCTTATTCTTGTTCTCGTTCTCCCGACGCTTGATATCCGTCTCAGCTCTTATCGCTGCTCCCATTAAATCAGCAAAGCTTGTAGGTTGGTAAACTGCTAAGGATGACTGGATACGGCTGATCAAACCCTTCTTGTATCTGTGCATCTTTAGAACTTCATCTGCCATGATTGTCAGGTCATAAGTTCCAAGGTCATTGAATTGGGAGGTGTAATCTACCACTGACATGTCTAGAGTTTGCGAGAAGTTCTCAAACTCGCTCAGTTTCTGAAGTCTGACTTCTGCTGAGAAATACTGTTTGAGAAAGACATCTCTGAATTGTTGCCAAGTGATTGCTCCGGCGGCTGTCAGGGTAGGTGAGACGGTTTCCCACCACTTGCTTGCCTTATCCTCCAGGAATGGCACTATCACCTCTACCTTAAGTGCCTCAGGTATCTCTAGCAGTCGCAGTTGGGTTTCCACGCTTTTCAACCAACTTTGGCTACTCTCAGGGTCGGCGTCTCCCTTGAACACTGGGCAACGGTTCTTACGAAGGGACTCATAATGATACTTGATCCCATTCTGTGCCGGTGGTGGTTGTGGCTGCTGATTACCGTTACCATTGGGGTTTCCCAAACCCTGGATAGTTGTTGCCACTATGGTGGCTATAGCCATTAAATCTACTTGGCTCAGGCCCACTCTAGGAGGTGGATTGCTGTCAGCATTCGGATCTTCCTCATTGTTGTTGCGGTTGTTAACGTTTGCGTATCGCGGGTTGCGATTGTTTCGGGGAGGTCTTCCGGCCATCTCCTACAAGCGTACAAGTTTCTAAGATATTTGTTGTACAAACTGATAGAATTCATTGAATAATTTGTGCGAAAATAAATTGACGCCAACAAGTAATAAcaacttttattgatttctcaaataaacataaacaaCTGAATGGGGATTTACTGGAATAGCAACAACGGAAATAAACTAAAAATGGTTCACTAAAATATTCTAATCTGCTATCTCTCCATTCCCCACGGCTACGTCAGGTGGGGCTTCTTCCTCCTCGGAATCCTCCTCCGGCACATCCGGGTCTAAAAACTCTGCCAGCTGCATCTGCAGGTCTTGATTCTCCGATTCTAATTCAGCAATCTGTTCCCTATGAGTCAGAATCTTCCCTAACGCGTTGTCCAACTCATTCTTTGCACGCGCGCAGTTTGCTTGATCCTTCTGGATGAGTGCCTTTTCTCTTGCCTTCCTTTCGTCTATCTCCTTTGATAGCCTTTGGTTATTTTCTGACAATTGCATGACCACCTTCCAGGACTCTTCCATTCTCTCCTTATCTCTTACCCGTGCGTGACGAGCTTCAGCCAATTCTACGGTACGTCGGTCCAATTCATCCATAGTTTGTTTGGTTTGGCCCCTCGTCAGTTGTAATGACTCTCGCAGTTCGCCGTTATCTTCATTAACGAGTTGGAACATCTCATATACCTGATCGATCCTCTTTTCTGCTGCCAATAGCTTGGTAGTCAGATCCTCCACTTGCTTCCTCCTCTCTAGATTGCTAGCTCTCAGCCTCCTAACCGTCCTATCGTGGCGTGCTAGAGCCAAATCATCTAAACGTATAGGAGACTGAGCGCGCGGGCGAGGTCGGGGACTGTCTAGTTGGAACGTCTCTCTATGAGTAATCGAAGCTACACTCTTACGGGCAGTTAAACGTATGCGAGCCATTTCCTGGAAAAAGAAAAATGCTCAGAATATCAAAAATAGGCCAGAATAAAATATCAGAGTCATATAGAGTCAAATaaaggaaaataaataaaacttttcgaaaatttccaaaaatggaaagtttcgGGATAGACATATGGATTCGAAGCACatgtcgagaggattccagAACAGTTGACGGAATCGAATTCGGAGTTTCCTACGAAAAGTTATAGGAGTTACAAAACTTTCCTAAAACGGCAAAATCGAGGTTTCGGAGGCCTAAACGAAGGAATTTCGCGATTTCGCGCTGTAGCTCTCGATTAAGGTCGGGAGTCTTGATCGTTGGGCCGTTTCGGAGGGGATAGCATTTGCCGATTTATAAAATTCcgccgaattttttttttttttgacaatttcCTTCCCGaaccggattatgaacctggcggctctgataccacttaaatgtcacgccccgagaccgggttatgacaccggcgttgtttaacaaccaCACGATCGAAAAAACAACTAGCCTCGTAGTACatcataaaccgaaaccagtttattatcataaatttccCAAAAGTTCACTCTCTTTACAACTCAAAAGAAATAGAAACATGCGGAAGCGTAAATACACGATACTGAAATCATAAGACAGAATAATCGACGGGTCCCGAATTAGACTGCttcatcaccatccccaaaagtagTCTTGCTCCTCATCCTCAATTTGATTCTCATTCTTATCTGGGTGGgaaagtaaggggtgagtattttggagaAATACTCAGTAATGGGGGCCGATCGCGCATGACCATTATCGAGGATATACATAtgaataaattatcaaaatttcaatattaagcatgttgaatcaaatactaacacaaatacgaatatagcactgaaatcatctcattttctagGGTTttttactgatcagtccccctatatgttactcctctaaggggcgaggccaaatgaacggttattataacccaccgcatcagggcctAAACAAAGTATATCAAAGTTCGGAATTTCCTTTACCATTTCTAAATCGAGTCATTACAATGCgtttcaaaaaaattcaaacatgcTTTCACATATTTAACTGATATCCGAACAAAGAACAATTCAAGGGATTTCAATAccaaatgaaaatgaaatatatCACGCCGACCGaaatttcaaagtcatgtttaatttatttcgAAACATTATTATGCCCATTAAAAAGAAATAAGTGTGCCAAATAAATAGTATCAAGAACCCACTTACAAAGAAAGATATGtagcaaaagcccacttactgctATCTGACTGCTCAAGGAAACGTAACGTGAACGTGAGATTGCGGCAAAAAGAGCTTTGTTACTAGAGGGGAAGAGCTTCGAGAATACGGTGTGCGGTTAGAGGAGGATTCGAGAATTTGGATGTGCAAGTTTACGAATAGGAGCCTTCCTTTTTATAGGCACAATAATCTGCACAAGGTACAGCTCTGAAGTCGCTCCAACGAAGACGCTGCGTTGATGGCTCCACGAATGACGCTGATGGCTTAATCAATGGGTGATTGCACTAACCTTTCCCGGATGAATGTGGCCACTTTTTGTTCAAGATGCTCGCTCgagatttatgctgaaatggagTGATTTTGGCTGTATGAGTTCCTCCACAATTTATGCACTTCCATAGTGGCATGGTCTTCACATAAAAATCTCATCATCATCTGCAAAGCGGCCTGAACAGAAAGAGGAAGATAAATTGGTTCCTCAGTGTAGTTGCAGAGCTCATGCATGAAATGAATTATATATGTAAATTCATTTTAATAAAGGGTATTTCGAATTTCTTTACATATGTATTTCCTTGTTTTAATTTTACAGCCTTGAGTTTGGATTGGCGATGCATGTTTGGATTCTGTGATTCAAAGAGATGAcaacaaagaaaaattttgaaGCACCATGTTCGTATAATTTCTTGTGAACTCTGGTTTCACCGCAGTGCTTACAAGTCACGTTGATGGTGAATCAATTTAAATCTTGTTTGCTATTTGTACTTCAGTTTTCTTCGAGATGATATCATCGTTATTTATAATTAAGATCGAGGTTTTAATGCTGATATAAACCATagctgtgtgtgtgtgtatatatatgtatatgtatatatatatatgacatgTTCTGAAATATACCAAATAAAAACATGATCCACATATATAAACCACAACACAGTGTCTTAACTTTGGTTGTGCAAAAGGTTGCACAGTCCAATTATGTACTTCCACAGAATATTACCATTACATGAACAGATTACAAGATAATTCATCCATGCAATTCTTTTATTCATCATTCTTCACATAT encodes:
- the LOC142544428 gene encoding uncharacterized protein LOC142544428, whose translation is MAGRPPRNNRNPRYANVNNRNNNEEDPNADSNPPPRVGLSQVDLMAIATIVATTIQGLGNPNGNGNQQPQPPPAQNGIKYHYESLRKNRCPVFKGDADPESSQSWLKSVETQLRLLEIPEALKVEVIVPFLEDKASKWWETVSPTLTAAGAITWQQFRDVFLKQYFSAEVRLQKLSEFENFSQTLDMSVVDYTSQFNDLGTYDLTIMADEVLKMHRYKKGLISRIQSSLAVYQPTSFADLMGAAIRAETDIKRRENENKNKRPLTGQSSQGKPPFKRPNQSSGPFKGASSHPTYQEPKMCPKCNNRHSGECHRQTGACFNCGKLGHRIANCPEPLKRSTKPNADANLNKPRENKPNARVFAITQKEADDANDVVAGTIFVNEMPTYVLFDSGATHSFISKRFTKKLGLTPELLVEPFRVATPTSKTVETHRVHRKC